One genomic window of Halorubrum hochsteinianum includes the following:
- a CDS encoding phosphate signaling complex PhoU family protein → METRKVQRLGPSTLAMTLPAEWAQEHGVNKGDEVSLRMGGKGTLTVLPESVSSEESEAVINADGLDARSLERAIVAQYVLGRRVIHVRSEGTLDSEHINAVYKAETQLMGLGVIEETPEDISIRCSVDPEDFTLDNLLERLENTGSTMRGEAVKALAHGNPDLAQRALNRERQANKIFVLLLRLIFTAYQNPNLARAVGLEEGFPLIGYRSVAKNLELTADNAEDIAEIVMEADGHTLDVDSATMRQIREFTDQVDDLTALAVRAVVERDYDLTVECRDLFSRLEDREQEILDELPNDLDNETLLMTREVLVSLQHTAEYAMRNAEIAANLALNEASEHVEII, encoded by the coding sequence ATGGAAACGCGGAAGGTCCAACGGTTGGGGCCGTCGACGCTGGCGATGACGCTCCCGGCCGAGTGGGCGCAGGAACACGGCGTGAACAAAGGCGACGAGGTGTCGCTGCGGATGGGAGGCAAAGGGACGCTCACGGTGTTACCCGAGTCGGTGAGCAGCGAGGAGTCGGAGGCGGTGATCAACGCCGACGGCCTCGACGCGCGCTCGCTCGAACGCGCCATCGTCGCGCAGTACGTGCTCGGCCGGCGCGTGATCCACGTCCGCAGCGAGGGGACCCTCGACAGCGAGCACATCAACGCGGTGTACAAAGCCGAGACGCAACTGATGGGCCTCGGCGTCATCGAGGAGACGCCGGAGGACATCTCGATCCGCTGTTCGGTCGACCCCGAAGACTTCACCCTCGACAACCTGCTCGAACGGTTAGAGAACACCGGCTCGACGATGCGCGGCGAGGCCGTGAAGGCGCTCGCGCACGGCAACCCCGACCTCGCGCAGCGCGCGCTCAACCGCGAGCGGCAGGCGAACAAGATATTCGTCCTCCTGCTCCGGCTCATCTTCACCGCCTACCAGAACCCGAACCTCGCCCGCGCGGTTGGTCTGGAGGAGGGCTTCCCGCTGATCGGGTACCGCTCCGTCGCGAAGAACCTCGAACTCACCGCCGACAACGCGGAGGACATCGCCGAGATCGTGATGGAGGCCGACGGGCACACGCTCGACGTCGACAGCGCGACGATGCGCCAGATCCGCGAGTTCACCGATCAGGTCGACGACCTGACCGCGCTCGCGGTCCGGGCCGTCGTCGAGCGCGACTACGACCTCACCGTCGAATGCCGCGACCTGTTCTCGCGGCTCGAAGACCGCGAACAGGAGATCCTCGACGAGCTCCCGAACGACCTGGACAACGAGACGCTGCTGATGACCCGCGAGGTGCTGGTCAGCCTCCAGCACACCGCGGAGTACGCCATGCGGAACGCCGAGATCGCGGCGAACCTCGCGCTCAACGAGGCGTCCGAACACGTCGAGATCATCTGA
- a CDS encoding presenilin family intramembrane aspartyl protease PSH, translated as MFPREYRGVAFVVGLFLAVQLGALALVPEFAESGYQAVENPDNPANSLVYVAAIVAMTGLMLAAFRYDLDGAIRLLIVGVSAYLSWYVFSALVPPLAAAVPALAVGAGLLVHPEWYVIDTAGVLMGAGAAGLFGISFGLLPALLLLAVLAVYDAISVYGTEHMLSLAEGIMDLNIPVVLVIPLSLSYSLLDGETASDEAAGVGDDGGSDGDVEGASDAEGDVNEGGDPAEPAEPGDRDAFFIGLGDAVIPTVLIASAATFSSAPDLAVPLLGVNLPALLAMVGTLAGLLVLMRWVIKGRPHAGLPLLNGGAIGGYLIGSVVAGVPLIEALGVAAFL; from the coding sequence ATGTTCCCCCGCGAGTACCGCGGCGTCGCCTTCGTGGTCGGGCTGTTCCTCGCCGTCCAACTGGGCGCGCTGGCGCTGGTCCCGGAGTTCGCCGAGAGCGGCTACCAGGCGGTCGAGAACCCCGACAACCCCGCGAACAGTCTCGTGTACGTCGCCGCCATCGTCGCGATGACCGGGCTGATGCTCGCGGCGTTCCGCTACGACCTCGACGGGGCGATCCGCCTGCTGATCGTCGGCGTCTCCGCGTACCTCTCGTGGTACGTCTTCTCGGCGCTCGTCCCGCCGCTCGCGGCCGCGGTGCCGGCGCTCGCGGTCGGGGCCGGCCTGCTCGTTCACCCGGAGTGGTACGTGATAGACACCGCGGGCGTGCTGATGGGGGCGGGCGCGGCCGGGCTGTTCGGTATCTCCTTCGGGCTGCTGCCCGCGCTGCTGCTGCTCGCCGTGCTCGCCGTCTACGACGCCATCTCGGTGTACGGCACCGAGCACATGCTGTCGCTCGCCGAGGGGATCATGGACCTCAACATCCCCGTCGTGCTGGTGATCCCGCTGTCGCTGTCGTACTCGCTGCTCGACGGCGAGACCGCGAGCGACGAGGCCGCCGGAGTCGGCGACGACGGGGGATCGGACGGGGACGTTGAGGGCGCTTCGGACGCCGAGGGCGATGTAAACGAGGGGGGAGACCCCGCGGAGCCGGCCGAACCCGGCGACCGCGACGCCTTCTTCATCGGGCTCGGCGACGCCGTCATCCCGACCGTGCTGATCGCGAGCGCGGCGACGTTCTCGTCGGCCCCGGACCTCGCGGTCCCGCTCCTCGGGGTGAACCTCCCCGCGCTGCTCGCGATGGTCGGCACCCTCGCGGGCCTGCTCGTCCTCATGCGGTGGGTGATAAAGGGACGCCCGCACGCGGGGCTCCCCCTCTTAAATGGCGGCGCGATCGGCGGTTACCTGATCGGGTCGGTCGTCGCGGGCGTGCCGCTGATCGAGGCGCTCGGCGTGGCGGCGTTCTTATAA
- a CDS encoding DUF7525 family protein, translating to MSEGSIESDKEVGVALALGAIAVVGAAVMLAYPGQLGKAWGFAGAFVFATLAVGAVQLFD from the coding sequence ATGAGCGAGGGTTCCATCGAATCGGACAAGGAGGTCGGCGTCGCGCTGGCGCTCGGTGCCATCGCGGTCGTCGGTGCCGCGGTGATGCTGGCGTACCCGGGACAGCTCGGAAAGGCGTGGGGATTCGCGGGCGCGTTCGTCTTCGCGACGCTCGCCGTCGGCGCGGTTCAACTGTTCGACTGA
- a CDS encoding aldehyde dehydrogenase family protein, whose translation MTGNRTEDGDATGATNERDGTDAPDRPGPADGVGSNGERSGGDGDASASAAAERSAAPAQNPTARTERAVAAARAAADDLAAWDPDDVDGLVRAVGERLADGETVSRLARSAANETGRGHPGTKAEKIASALDAARRSLRGAPTAGVVDRDGAAGTVTVAGPLGVVGASVPATHPVVVPAVLSLYGLAARNAVVFAPSPSTVETCDVVVETVRRALAEAGAPTGAVSMLPAPASKPATDALFERADFAVAAGSEATIAAGQRCGTPNVAAGADGVVAVADGSVPAEAVATRVAVGATYDFGAHPAGDAAVVTVSPAVGPLRSALEDEGGYVLDAADRDRLRALLDGPSEGGDDATGVDAESDPRGNSPRWLAAALDLPSAARRAAFLVVEPEGADDPLATLPGIPAVALHGRDGFDAATALAAEIGEPHAAAVHTTQQRRARRVAERLAPGRLVVNQPGIAASGARSNGFDAAPLLGGGTAEGSQLCGGLTPDRLARTTTVAATAVADEADHRNGAGETLRGP comes from the coding sequence ATGACCGGGAACCGCACGGAGGACGGCGACGCGACGGGAGCGACGAACGAGCGCGACGGGACGGACGCCCCCGATCGCCCGGGACCCGCCGACGGCGTCGGCTCGAACGGCGAGCGCTCCGGGGGGGACGGCGACGCCTCGGCGTCCGCCGCCGCCGAGCGATCCGCAGCGCCTGCCCAGAACCCGACGGCTCGCACGGAGCGGGCCGTCGCGGCGGCGCGGGCGGCGGCGGACGACCTGGCCGCGTGGGACCCCGACGACGTCGACGGACTCGTCCGGGCGGTCGGCGAGCGGCTGGCGGACGGGGAGACGGTCAGTCGGCTCGCGCGGTCGGCGGCCAACGAGACGGGGCGAGGGCATCCGGGGACGAAGGCCGAGAAGATCGCGAGCGCGCTCGACGCCGCGCGCCGGTCGCTCAGGGGCGCGCCGACCGCGGGGGTGGTCGACCGCGACGGCGCGGCGGGCACGGTGACCGTCGCCGGGCCGCTCGGCGTCGTCGGCGCGTCGGTCCCGGCGACGCACCCGGTCGTGGTGCCCGCCGTCCTCTCCCTGTACGGGCTAGCGGCGCGGAACGCGGTCGTCTTCGCGCCCTCGCCGTCGACCGTGGAGACCTGCGACGTCGTCGTCGAGACTGTCCGCCGAGCGCTCGCCGAGGCCGGCGCGCCGACCGGCGCGGTGTCGATGCTGCCCGCGCCGGCCTCGAAGCCGGCGACGGACGCGCTGTTCGAGCGCGCGGACTTCGCGGTCGCCGCCGGCTCCGAGGCGACGATCGCCGCGGGACAGCGCTGCGGGACGCCGAACGTCGCGGCCGGCGCGGACGGGGTCGTCGCCGTCGCCGACGGGTCGGTCCCGGCCGAGGCCGTGGCGACGCGGGTGGCAGTCGGGGCGACGTACGACTTCGGCGCGCACCCCGCGGGCGACGCCGCGGTCGTCACGGTGTCTCCGGCGGTGGGCCCGCTCCGTTCCGCGCTCGAAGACGAGGGCGGGTACGTCCTCGACGCCGCCGACCGCGACCGCCTCCGGGCGCTGCTCGACGGGCCGAGCGAAGGCGGGGACGACGCCACCGGCGTCGACGCCGAGTCGGACCCGCGCGGGAACTCGCCGCGCTGGCTGGCGGCCGCGCTCGACCTCCCGAGCGCGGCCCGGCGGGCGGCGTTCCTCGTCGTCGAGCCGGAGGGTGCCGACGACCCGCTCGCGACGCTGCCCGGGATCCCGGCGGTCGCCCTCCACGGTCGCGACGGGTTCGACGCCGCGACCGCGCTCGCGGCCGAGATCGGCGAGCCCCACGCGGCGGCGGTCCACACCACCCAACAGCGCCGCGCCCGCCGCGTCGCGGAGCGGCTCGCCCCCGGCCGTCTCGTGGTCAACCAGCCCGGGATCGCGGCGTCGGGCGCGCGGTCGAACGGGTTCGACGCCGCGCCCCTGCTCGGGGGCGGCACCGCGGAGGGGAGCCAGCTGTGCGGCGGCCTCACTCCCGACCGCCTCGCGCGGACGACGACGGTCGCCGCGACGGCCGTCGCCGACGAGGCCGATCATCGGAACGGCGCGGGCGAGACGCTCCGCGGCCCCTGA
- a CDS encoding PUA domain-containing protein — MTDAETIADLRTAADYQFGAGAGEALFPPDDLLTVRRSSGGRPRQVIDGDVDDTPGSSEGDRLVSYGTDGRFTLGLAGGQRLHAAFAAPRHRMVVGEESEPFVREGRNTFAKFVTAADDGIRPGDEVLVVDETDAIFGVGRAELSGREAEQLGSGVAVKTRDGNPADDD, encoded by the coding sequence ATGACCGACGCCGAGACGATCGCGGACCTGCGGACCGCCGCCGACTACCAGTTCGGGGCCGGCGCGGGCGAGGCCCTGTTCCCGCCGGACGACCTACTCACCGTGCGCCGGTCGAGCGGCGGTCGCCCCCGACAGGTGATCGACGGCGACGTCGACGACACGCCCGGCAGCAGCGAGGGCGACCGCCTCGTCTCGTACGGCACCGACGGGCGGTTCACCCTCGGGCTCGCGGGCGGGCAACGCCTCCACGCCGCGTTCGCCGCCCCGCGACACCGGATGGTCGTCGGCGAGGAGAGCGAGCCGTTCGTGCGCGAGGGGCGAAACACGTTCGCGAAGTTCGTGACCGCGGCCGACGACGGGATCCGCCCCGGCGACGAGGTGCTCGTCGTCGACGAGACGGACGCGATATTCGGTGTCGGCCGCGCCGAACTCTCGGGCAGAGAGGCCGAACAGCTCGGCTCCGGCGTCGCCGTGAAGACGCGCGACGGGAACCCCGCGGACGACGACTGA
- a CDS encoding DUF7123 family protein produces the protein MSEYTEEEQRILAYLTDSVTRGERYVRSKTIADAIGLTAKQVGSRLPRLAEKSDDVDIEKWGRAKSTTWRVTPDG, from the coding sequence ATGAGCGAGTACACCGAGGAGGAACAGCGGATCCTCGCGTACCTCACGGACAGCGTCACCCGTGGCGAGCGGTACGTTCGCTCGAAGACGATCGCCGACGCGATCGGTCTCACCGCCAAGCAGGTGGGATCGCGGCTCCCCCGTCTCGCCGAGAAGTCGGACGATGTCGACATCGAGAAGTGGGGCCGCGCCAAGTCGACGACCTGGCGCGTGACGCCGGACGGGTGA
- a CDS encoding CoxG family protein encodes MTVRVSRTFEFDAPPADVWAFISDAEQRAGAISVVDSFEVHDDGSATWHVALPIPMIRSTIDVETEEVERDAPNRVKFVGKSRAFRVTGEHEITETDDGGCRLANEFVVDGRLPGVESFFKRNFDAELDNLEDALRASLASPA; translated from the coding sequence ATGACCGTTCGAGTCTCGCGGACGTTCGAGTTCGACGCGCCGCCGGCCGACGTGTGGGCGTTCATCTCGGACGCGGAGCAGCGCGCGGGCGCGATCAGCGTGGTCGACTCCTTCGAGGTCCACGACGACGGGAGCGCGACCTGGCACGTCGCGCTGCCGATACCGATGATCCGCTCGACCATCGACGTGGAGACGGAGGAGGTCGAGCGCGACGCCCCCAACCGGGTGAAGTTCGTCGGGAAGTCCCGCGCGTTCCGAGTCACCGGCGAACACGAGATCACCGAGACCGACGACGGCGGCTGTCGCCTCGCCAACGAGTTCGTGGTCGACGGGCGGCTCCCGGGCGTCGAGTCGTTCTTCAAGCGGAACTTCGACGCCGAACTGGACAACCTCGAAGACGCGCTCCGGGCCTCGCTGGCCTCGCCGGCATGA
- a CDS encoding tetratricopeptide repeat protein, producing the protein MTEPSELVGVVERRLDFLERLAAEPLRKHELVDALGHSRSTVNRAVDELEAAGLVAGETDGYRTTLPGRLLADEYRGFLTVADDLAAAGDVLDPLGADAGVSPAILRDAETYRAAAPDPYRPLEVLDDALADADAVAAALPAFPYPRIAERLRRTAVGGGTVDLALAERAYRHAADRFPDDLGAVARRGGCRIASVDAFDVGLVAADGVALLLVFDGDGTLHGAASSTDPEALAWAETRVRDLIGRGRDGGEALVAMDRGAAPATDDRSAAGDPAESDAPGGDAPEASTGGNGDGGALFGPADPGERGRDALSAQGFHAVDEDRLAGDPDPRGPLRATASFPEVDAGHVLNRTAARDGGRRSIAGLLVDGLAEGTDHALVGPPGSGKSTVCRSVAVEWYRSGRGPVTYRASGGGEAFTATERLRERVAGGDGHHLVVVEDAVDPGAAEAVGVARELADRDDVSFLFDAREEPYDDPDGLPLSPADLRYRRRIETVRVPRLDEREVERFVRHVAERTGSAPAADPGSLLADVRRADDERVGELLCLVHRLVRAADGETGTGVEGGVRDAADGATRDGADGPAQNSPDEDDAGPTSGLETAVAEAVREVESRPPPTADVAVLVNLLNVAGVSDVRTLAYALVDCPERGVSREDGGGPSPTVEGVRRALDRLTGTALVGSGDGGYRTVHDEWSVLFLERLVEREPEPVAARRVGRTVSRVLALADDPARRARVRRAVGGDAPTVDRIGRDPGAWAAETVRAVYGVGRRYPRLAALYGRVRYAWIDLPDACPDDLRDRPPEWVSRMYVDAGDLDGATEALDAWRPVDDAGEAERQREYGNVARRRGEYDAARERFERAEELFAAAGDREGLAAAVRGRAQAAHFDGDYETAYEAASRAYAIAAEAEDPIGMAKALMDAGNALDALDGTDAVLDHYRVAGDLFRAHDATHGEANVRTNLAVALRRRGDLDAAKRTASRALDGYRTVGDRHREAICLLNLAAVAEQRGAVGEAVAHASEARAVAEEVGSEMYEAFALSHLGSAAYVGGDLDRAERFLTDALDRLDALDADARCAMVTAMLVEVAVDRGDLSAAERRLERTASLLDDHAGHKRLAETDRVRGRLALARGDPDAATAALRSAVDAAREGGFTQVEAEALASLGAAAAARGDADAAADRLTAALDLGRRVEGAVAVVTAADRLAELLTGESDESAGVDPEALGEALRASPPNAVSAESAADPAAYQEIADRWRVDGGVEARYPALG; encoded by the coding sequence ATGACAGAGCCGTCGGAACTCGTGGGCGTCGTGGAGCGCCGCCTCGACTTCCTCGAACGGCTCGCGGCGGAGCCGCTGCGGAAACACGAACTCGTCGACGCGCTGGGCCACTCCCGGTCGACGGTGAACCGCGCGGTGGACGAACTGGAGGCGGCGGGGCTCGTCGCCGGCGAGACGGACGGCTACCGGACGACGCTGCCCGGCCGACTGCTGGCGGACGAGTATCGGGGGTTCCTCACGGTCGCCGACGACCTCGCGGCCGCGGGCGACGTGCTCGACCCGCTCGGCGCGGACGCGGGCGTCTCCCCCGCGATCCTCCGGGACGCGGAGACGTACCGGGCCGCGGCCCCGGACCCGTACCGACCGCTGGAGGTCCTCGACGACGCCCTCGCCGACGCCGACGCGGTCGCCGCCGCCCTCCCGGCGTTCCCCTACCCCCGGATCGCGGAGCGGCTCCGTCGGACCGCGGTCGGCGGCGGGACCGTCGACCTCGCGCTGGCGGAGCGGGCGTACCGGCACGCGGCCGACCGGTTCCCGGACGACCTCGGCGCGGTCGCGCGCCGCGGGGGGTGTCGGATCGCGTCGGTCGACGCCTTCGACGTCGGGCTGGTCGCGGCCGACGGCGTCGCGCTCCTCCTCGTCTTCGACGGCGACGGCACGCTTCACGGCGCGGCGTCGTCGACGGACCCGGAGGCGCTCGCGTGGGCGGAGACGAGGGTGCGCGACCTGATCGGCCGGGGGCGGGACGGCGGCGAGGCGCTCGTGGCGATGGACCGCGGCGCAGCGCCCGCGACCGACGACAGGTCGGCGGCGGGTGACCCCGCCGAGTCCGACGCCCCGGGAGGCGACGCCCCAGAGGCCTCGACGGGCGGAAACGGCGACGGCGGCGCGCTCTTCGGTCCGGCGGACCCGGGCGAGCGGGGGCGGGACGCGCTCTCGGCGCAGGGGTTCCACGCGGTCGACGAGGATCGCCTCGCCGGGGACCCGGACCCGCGCGGGCCGCTCCGCGCGACGGCGTCGTTCCCGGAGGTCGACGCGGGGCACGTCCTCAACAGGACCGCGGCCCGCGACGGCGGGCGGCGCTCGATCGCCGGACTGCTCGTCGACGGCCTCGCCGAGGGGACCGACCACGCGCTCGTCGGGCCGCCGGGGAGCGGGAAGAGCACCGTCTGCCGGAGCGTCGCGGTCGAGTGGTACCGGTCGGGCCGCGGCCCGGTGACGTACCGCGCGAGCGGCGGCGGCGAGGCGTTCACCGCGACGGAGCGACTGCGGGAGCGCGTCGCCGGCGGCGACGGCCACCACCTGGTCGTCGTCGAGGACGCCGTGGATCCGGGGGCCGCGGAGGCGGTCGGGGTCGCTCGCGAACTGGCCGACCGCGACGACGTCTCCTTCCTGTTCGACGCCCGCGAGGAGCCGTACGACGACCCCGACGGCCTCCCGCTCTCGCCCGCGGACCTCCGCTACCGGCGGCGGATCGAGACCGTTCGGGTCCCGCGGCTCGACGAGCGCGAGGTCGAGCGGTTCGTCCGCCACGTCGCCGAGCGCACCGGGTCCGCCCCGGCGGCCGACCCGGGATCGCTGCTCGCCGACGTGCGCCGCGCCGACGACGAGCGCGTCGGCGAACTGCTGTGTCTCGTCCACCGCCTCGTCCGCGCGGCCGACGGCGAGACGGGGACCGGCGTCGAGGGAGGTGTGCGGGACGCCGCCGACGGCGCGACGCGCGACGGCGCGGACGGACCGGCGCAGAACTCCCCCGACGAGGACGACGCGGGACCGACCTCCGGGCTGGAGACCGCGGTCGCGGAGGCGGTCCGCGAGGTCGAGAGCCGCCCCCCGCCGACCGCGGACGTGGCGGTGCTGGTGAACCTCCTCAACGTCGCCGGCGTGAGCGACGTTCGGACGCTGGCGTACGCGCTCGTCGACTGCCCGGAGCGAGGCGTCTCGCGCGAGGACGGCGGCGGTCCGTCGCCGACGGTCGAGGGGGTCCGCCGGGCGCTCGACAGGCTCACCGGAACGGCCCTCGTGGGGTCCGGCGACGGGGGGTACCGCACCGTCCACGACGAGTGGTCGGTGCTGTTCTTAGAGCGGCTGGTGGAGCGGGAGCCGGAGCCGGTCGCCGCGCGGCGGGTCGGACGGACCGTCTCGCGGGTCCTCGCGCTCGCCGACGACCCGGCGCGTCGCGCCCGGGTCCGGCGGGCGGTCGGAGGCGACGCGCCGACGGTGGATCGGATCGGACGCGACCCGGGCGCGTGGGCGGCGGAGACGGTCCGAGCGGTGTACGGCGTCGGCCGGCGCTACCCGCGGCTCGCGGCGCTGTACGGCCGCGTCCGCTACGCGTGGATCGACCTGCCGGACGCGTGCCCGGACGACCTGCGCGACCGCCCGCCGGAGTGGGTGTCGCGGATGTACGTCGACGCCGGCGACCTCGACGGCGCGACCGAGGCGCTCGACGCGTGGCGACCGGTCGACGACGCGGGGGAGGCGGAGCGCCAGCGCGAGTACGGCAACGTGGCGCGCCGCCGCGGCGAGTACGACGCGGCGCGGGAGCGGTTCGAACGGGCAGAGGAGCTGTTCGCGGCCGCCGGCGACCGAGAGGGACTCGCGGCGGCCGTCAGGGGACGGGCGCAGGCGGCGCACTTCGACGGCGACTACGAGACCGCCTACGAGGCGGCGTCGCGGGCGTACGCCATCGCCGCCGAGGCGGAAGACCCTATCGGGATGGCGAAGGCGCTGATGGACGCCGGCAACGCGCTCGACGCGCTCGACGGGACGGACGCGGTCCTCGACCACTACCGCGTCGCCGGCGACCTGTTCCGGGCGCACGACGCCACCCACGGCGAGGCGAACGTCCGGACGAACCTCGCGGTCGCGCTGCGGCGGCGCGGCGACCTCGACGCCGCGAAGCGAACGGCGAGCCGCGCGCTCGACGGCTACCGGACGGTCGGCGACAGACACCGCGAGGCCATCTGCCTTTTGAACCTCGCGGCGGTCGCCGAGCAGCGCGGCGCGGTCGGCGAGGCGGTCGCCCACGCGTCGGAGGCCCGCGCGGTCGCCGAGGAAGTCGGGTCGGAGATGTACGAGGCGTTCGCGCTGAGCCACCTCGGCAGCGCGGCGTACGTCGGCGGCGACCTCGACCGGGCGGAGCGGTTCCTGACGGACGCGCTCGACCGCCTCGACGCGCTCGACGCCGACGCGCGGTGCGCGATGGTGACCGCGATGCTCGTGGAGGTCGCGGTCGACCGCGGCGACCTCTCGGCGGCCGAGCGCCGGCTGGAACGGACCGCGTCGCTGCTCGACGACCACGCCGGCCACAAGCGACTCGCCGAGACGGACCGGGTCCGCGGACGGCTGGCGCTCGCCCGCGGCGACCCCGACGCCGCGACGGCGGCGCTGCGGTCCGCGGTCGACGCCGCGAGGGAGGGGGGGTTCACGCAGGTCGAGGCCGAGGCGCTCGCGTCGCTCGGAGCAGCGGCCGCCGCGCGCGGCGACGCCGACGCGGCCGCCGACCGGCTGACCGCGGCCCTCGACCTCGGTCGGCGGGTCGAGGGCGCGGTCGCCGTCGTTACCGCGGCCGACCGGCTCGCGGAGTTGCTGACCGGTGAGTCCGACGAATCGGCCGGAGTCGACCCCGAGGCGCTGGGCGAGGCGCTCCGAGCGTCGCCGCCCAACGCGGTTTCCGCGGAATCAGCCGCTGATCCGGCCGCGTACCAGGAGATCGCCGACCGCTGGCGCGTCGACGGCGGGGTCGAGGCGAGGTATCCCGCGCTCGGCTGA
- a CDS encoding HD domain-containing protein, which produces MSDPADDVPDPTADDAPDPTDDDASAAREDIDADADADRHEYDPDADHAFPDDRLNEVLARIETDEEIVAYLEAQNVNPVARKGYNDHGAKHVEIVRDRALRLYDLLKSGGVEFNGARQQGLAEADEPVIVALAATLHDIGHVVHRHDHPYYSIPLAADLLDDLLPSFYDVPDRVRVKAEVLHAILCHHTEEKPLTLEAGVVRIADGLDMERGRSRVPYEEGGRGINTVSSQAIERVSLREGDETPVQVVIRMNNAAGVYQVDSLLKAKIEGSLLEDRIRTVAINTHSDGVDGNGTIVDRIEL; this is translated from the coding sequence ATGAGCGACCCTGCCGACGACGTCCCCGATCCGACCGCGGACGACGCCCCCGATCCGACCGACGACGACGCGTCGGCCGCCCGCGAGGACATCGACGCGGACGCCGACGCCGACCGCCACGAGTACGACCCGGACGCCGACCACGCGTTCCCGGACGACCGGCTCAACGAGGTCCTCGCCCGGATCGAGACCGACGAGGAGATCGTCGCCTACCTGGAGGCGCAGAACGTCAACCCGGTCGCCCGGAAGGGGTACAACGACCACGGCGCGAAACACGTCGAGATCGTCCGCGACCGCGCGCTCCGCCTCTACGACCTGCTCAAGTCCGGCGGCGTCGAGTTCAACGGCGCGCGCCAGCAGGGGTTGGCCGAGGCGGACGAGCCGGTGATCGTCGCGCTGGCGGCGACGCTCCACGACATCGGCCACGTCGTCCACCGCCACGACCACCCGTACTACTCGATCCCGCTGGCGGCGGACCTGCTCGACGATCTGCTCCCCTCGTTCTACGACGTGCCCGATCGAGTGCGCGTGAAGGCCGAGGTGCTCCACGCGATCTTGTGCCACCACACCGAGGAGAAGCCGCTCACGCTGGAGGCCGGCGTCGTGCGGATCGCGGACGGGCTGGACATGGAGCGCGGCCGCTCGCGGGTCCCCTACGAGGAGGGGGGCCGCGGGATCAACACGGTCTCCTCGCAGGCGATCGAGCGCGTCTCGCTCCGCGAGGGGGACGAGACGCCGGTTCAGGTCGTGATACGCATGAACAACGCGGCCGGCGTCTATCAGGTCGACTCGCTGTTGAAGGCGAAGATCGAGGGGTCGCTGCTCGAAGACCGGATCCGGACCGTCGCGATCAACACGCACAGCGACGGGGTCGACGGTAACGGGACCATCGTCGACCGGATCGAGCTCTGA
- a CDS encoding nitrilase-related carbon-nitrogen hydrolase → MRLAGVQLEVEGGAVAENVDRALDRVAAAADEGADLVVLPELFDVGYFAFDSYGRAAESLAGDRLARFAAAADDHDVAVLAGTVVEDLSASAADGIDVPAESGLANAAVLFDADGERRLVYRKRHLFGYGSEETDRMVPGERTPVTEVAGVTVGVTTCYDLRFPEQFRAMVDAGVECVLVPSAWPYPRIEHWRTLGRARAIENLAYVAAVNGSGEFGDDALCGRSAVYDPWGTALASVGDDPGVVAATVDPERVAAVREEFPALRDRR, encoded by the coding sequence ATGAGGCTCGCCGGCGTCCAGTTGGAAGTCGAGGGGGGCGCGGTCGCGGAGAACGTCGACCGCGCGCTCGACCGGGTCGCGGCGGCCGCCGACGAGGGAGCCGACCTCGTCGTCCTCCCCGAACTGTTCGACGTGGGCTACTTCGCGTTCGACTCGTACGGCCGGGCCGCCGAGAGCCTCGCGGGCGACCGCCTCGCCCGGTTCGCCGCCGCGGCCGACGACCACGACGTGGCGGTGCTCGCGGGGACGGTCGTCGAGGACCTGTCGGCGTCGGCGGCGGACGGGATCGACGTGCCGGCGGAGTCCGGCCTCGCGAACGCCGCGGTGCTGTTCGACGCCGACGGCGAGCGTCGCCTCGTCTACCGGAAGCGGCACCTGTTCGGGTACGGCTCCGAGGAGACTGACCGGATGGTCCCCGGCGAGCGGACGCCGGTGACGGAGGTCGCGGGCGTCACGGTCGGCGTGACGACCTGCTACGACCTCCGGTTCCCGGAGCAGTTCCGCGCGATGGTCGACGCGGGCGTCGAGTGCGTGCTGGTGCCGAGCGCGTGGCCCTACCCGCGGATCGAACACTGGCGGACGCTCGGCCGCGCGCGGGCCATCGAGAACCTCGCGTACGTCGCCGCCGTCAACGGGAGCGGCGAGTTCGGCGACGACGCCCTCTGCGGCCGGAGCGCGGTGTACGACCCGTGGGGGACCGCGCTCGCGTCGGTCGGCGACGACCCCGGGGTCGTCGCCGCGACGGTGGACCCCGAGCGGGTCGCCGCGGTCCGCGAGGAGTTCCCGGCGCTCCGGGACCGTCGGTGA